The genomic DNA GTTGCAGAGGGATAGCAGGCAGCAGCAACACAGTAAATGAAGATCTACAGAGATTAAGGACACAGTGGTGAAACCAAACCGGTCCAGGATTCCTAGAAATACATTTTCTCACGACTGGATTCTGAGACActccaaaaacaaatatatttcagGTAAACCATATTAACCTCAAAGTAGTACAAAACAAATTCCCACTTAAAAGGAAACCCACCTTTTCAGCCAAGGCTTGCTGAGCTACAGGGTCCACAAAAGCAAACATCTCAAACACAAATCTCTTGTAATGACTTGGGTAGGCCACTCCAGATGTGCTCTCCACAGTCACCAAGCTGGTCAAATAGTTGTCCCCGGTGTATGGACACCTGGGCAAAGCAGACCCTCCAGTTAGCACTGGCCAGCCAACCTCTCCTCCCCACCCTCACACAGGGGGCACCTACCCATTCACCAGAAGGCTCCACTGAGGCTGGCTGGAAGCAGAAGGTCCTGGGGTGACCCAACAGTCCCCAAGAGTCAGAACAAGGTTCGGGTCAGTCCTGTTCACGATGTGCACTTCCACAGCCACAGGATCCCTCAGAGTTTTGGTCACTGGGTAGTCAGCATCCACATAGTAGGCGCCATAGGAGGAATCTGACCATAGAAAGAGGATTAGTAGAAATTGCCAAAATCTAACCTGCTTAAGATTTTTGCCTCATCACCCAGTGACTAATAAACCACAGAAGCCAACAGGGACCTCCTACAATACCTGTTGCAATGACCAACTCCAGGTCAAATGGCCCTTGCTCTACTACTGGAAGAGGGGGTGCCACAGTATACACCTCAGCCTCCACTTGCACATCCTGGCTTCCCGAGTAGGTGCACTGGAAGAACAACCTGAGGAGAGAAACACCACATCATAGCAGGTAGAGCACATTTAGGGTTAGAGGAAGCAGGTTCAGAAGCCTTACTTGTAGACACTGTCCCTGGTGATGGAGCCCTCTGGACCACTGCTCACAGTAATGGCAGCAGACACAGTGTTCTGGTAAGTCACATTGCCACCAGCCAGCTGAAAACAGACATTACAAATCACGGCTTTCCACGAACTTAATGCAGGATGGGGTTTACGTTTCTAGGTAATCAGCCACCAGACAGTTTAGTTTGTCCTAAAGTTATTGAACAGAAACCTCATCCCCTTTAACAAAGTGAGGACTAATCTGCCCTTGTAGACCCGATTTTGTGGTGGAACTAAAGATATATCACCAGCTATACAGCCCCCTGCTGCTAGATATCCCCCAGATGGAGTCTCACCTGAACTGTGCTACCACAGGCACTGACTGGAAACTGGTACATGACAAAGCTGGACAGGCTGGTCACAGGGCTGCAACTGGGTGAACTGCTATCCACCAACTGAATGGACCCAAGATCCAGGGGAGGAAGGGTCACATTCTGAGACACCACCACCACAAACTGGCCATCCAGGGTGCACTGCACAGTCACTGTACAAAGGAAACCAGCATAAATATTCAGTAGCAGCCACCTTTCCTCACTCACACCCACCCAACCACTCACCATCATTGGCATAGTAGCATGGAGTGACACTGTTCGAGTTATAGCAGCAGTTGTTGGCTTCACAGTCTGcttgagggaagaatggagcccCTCCACAAGGGAGTTGCTCACTGTCGGCAACTGCACATCTCTCAGCAACACTCCCAGACCGGCGAGCTGCGATTGTTAAAAAGCCCATTTAGAAGATGGGAGAGACACTCAAAAAAGGTACAAACGAAGAAAACCCTACCTGGCTTTGGGCAGGTAAAGGTTTTCACATTTGATCGAGATCCAACAGCCATAGTCACGACATACTGAGAGCCCTAAAGAGAACAGGAGAGGCTCAGACCACAATGCAAGATACACAGAGGAATTAAGAAGTGGCTACCAACAGCTAAAGCGCCGACGCGAATCACCTGCTCAGACACGTGAGAGTACGATGAAGAAAAGGGAACCGTTAGTGTGGTGCGGCCAGACGTTACACGGAGAACAATTCCTGGAAGATCTTTGGTCACCTTTACCAGTCCGCCTCTAGTCTCTGAAAAATACGAGAATTAAAGAGGGTAACGTTTACTCGTAGACGCGGCCATGTCCCAGTGGTCGAGGGAACACCGCACTCACTCTGGAGAAAAATGTGTGGAGAACCAGCAAATGACAGAGTCATCGTGTTGTCGACGTCGTCGCATTTCTTAGTCACGTCCCCTGACCGAGAAGCTGCAAAATGAGCGCCCGACAAGCACAAAACCAGCCAGAAAAGATACCAGCAATCCAAACGCTCCATACTGTGAATGAGCCAAACAGAAACACAACATGAACGAAAGCGCGCATGCGGGTTTAAATCATCGGCGGCGACGGCGCGCGCAGGTGACTCGATAGCGAGAAGGCGCGAGAATGGAGCGCGGGAAATCAGCGTCACTCCTTCTGTTCGTGCGGCTTTACTGGGCAATTAGCACGTCACGGCATCGGACTGATCAGTCCAAACGAAGACCGTGTAGAAGTGACCGCTCTGCGGGGCGATCTGTCTGTTAATTTAATGAGGGAAATCAGGAAACATCAAGGAAGAAATGGAGACGAGAAACGTGACAAGTTCGACAATTTTAGAGGGGCTGTGTAAATAAGACTGTGAGGGAATGGCCCGCCTTATTGGTGGATTGTGTTAAACCACATCACTATTCTGTGTTAATAATCGTtgtgattgtttattattattattattattattattattattattattattattattattattattattaatagtaataatagttgTAGTAGTATCGATGTCAGCtgaatttagtttatttattttctttaattcagtGTTGTCATgatgcagaaaacaaaatcccTCCTCATATTAgcttttttgaaagaaattgtAACGTGCTGATTTTTTCTTCATtacgttttttttattattattttaaaactacaACACTCTCTttctattttcagtttttattagcaCTTAGTCTTAGcgctttatttcatttgtttagcAGGAGACGTTATCATAACAGGCTTCGTTTTCTTAAAATGATGCTCAATATCAGCGATTAACGCGTAACTTTAAAATGCACACAGCTAACGTCCGAGGTGCTTTATCGTTCGTTTACTAAAATCCTGATTAagcagccactttataaagtccTTTTAACCCGGCCCTGAATTCATCTACAAAAATATAATCACATATCGACGGCAAGGCAGCGGATTGGCATTGTTTTCATTATAAGGTGATGTTTTAATTCTTCTCTAGACAGGTGAAGAAGAAATCGTAAGAAAggcatataaatataattttttttgctgctttcaaatttttctactgtaaaaaaatgatgtatttttaAACAAGTAAATCACTCTGTTCACATGTTTACAGTACTTTAATGTATAACGCTAAGAATTCTGGGATATGTTGCTGCGTTCAATGTTAGAACAGTAGATCAATCCAGAAGACAACacgccattcagtccaacaaagttccccagtcctgtccacttatttctcccAATAAAATAACAAgttcagttttgaaagtccctaaagtcttacagtccaccacactacttggtctcttattccaagtgtctatcattctttgcgtaaagaaaaact from Erpetoichthys calabaricus chromosome 5, fErpCal1.3, whole genome shotgun sequence includes the following:
- the LOC114641729 gene encoding zona pellucida sperm-binding protein 4-like isoform X16, with protein sequence MERLDCWYLFWLVLCVSGAHLAASRSGDVIKKCDDVDSMMTLSFAGSPHIFLQKTRGGLVKVTKDLPGIFLRVIAGRTTLTVPFSSSYAHVSEQGSQYVVTIAVGSRSNVKTFTCPKPARRSVSVAERCAVADSEKLPCGGSSSISQADCEANNCCYDSSSSTSPCYYANDVTVQCTLDGQFVVVVSQNVTLPPLDLGSIQLVDSSSPSCSPVTSLSSFVMYQFPVSACGSTVQLAGGNVTYQNTVSAAITVSSGPEGSITRDSVYKLFFQCTYSGSQDVQVEAEVYTVAPPLPVVEQGPFDLELVIATDSSYGAYYVDADYPVTKTLRDPVAVEVHIVNRTDPNLVLTLGDCWVTPGPSASSQPQWSLLVNGCPYTGDNYLTSLVTVESTSGVAYPSHYKRFVFEMFAFVDPVAQQALAEKIFIYCVAAACYPSATDPCTQTCPSRRSGRAADKVALMAPARKNVLLHSGPVIFEADQVETSRLEQKASLPTGYLVLGAAATLVMVVLILAVLAVRRLNWQNVNQKF